The DNA sequence CACGAGTCAGCAATGCCTAGGCAGAGGAATGTGTCTGCTATGCCTGATGACGTTATATCTCGACAACGAGAGGGAGGCCGAAACATTGACAGTACTATTCATAGACACTAGGTGGCAGTATAGTATCATAGTTCCTGCTTGCTTCAATGAGAACCTTTCCTTCTCTAGGCTCTGCTCTCTAGGCCCTTCACTCTTGTAtattttttaccaatgacctgccactggcattaaacaaagcatgtgtgtccatgtatgctgatgagtgttagaggaatttaattcctatatgtttattaaccaattcaattaatcACCCTGCCCattcctaagaatttgtaagatacttAGTTGCATAAAATGggcagagaccagtctcaaaatcaatcaatagcgtttattctcgagagtactgaaaaTGGTACAATTTACAACAGATTATAAACTAAAAATGACGTCATAGGTTTTAAACTATCCCTCCTCCACTCCGATACAATGGCAGTATAGTTCACATGCCTTCCCACATCGTCCACCACCGGTTTAGATCATTTACTACTAGCCCAAGGTctccctgtgtagataagcattctagtcTGACGAAaagtttctaccaaggaacagacagtctgctctaattcttgattataattacacacattatattcagtactaggattataATGAGATTCaaacatccatacagtaacataatagtattctgttTAGTCATAGTCCTGactgggggggggcacacaatgcaaatagtccgggtaaacattggttacctgttcaggagtcttatgacttgggggtaaaaactgagaagcctttttgtcatagacttggcactccggtaccactaggtctttctttgcagcactggaccatatgactggacaataaatcaaatcaaatcatcaaatcacattttattggtcacatacacatggttagcagatgttattgagagtgaagcaatatctaacatgtaatctaacaattccacaacaactacctaatacacacacatttaagtaaagggatggaataagactatatacatatacatgtatGGATAAGCAAAGACAGAGCGGCATaggtaagatgcaatagatggtgtaaaatacagtatatacatatgagatgagtaatgcaagatatgtaaacattttaaagtggcattattaaaatgactagtgatccatttattaaagtggccaattatTTCAATaatgtatgtaggcagcagcctctctgtgttagtatggttgtttaacagtctgatggcctttagatagaagctgttgttcagtctctcagtcccagctttgatgcacctgtgctgacctcgccttctggatgatagcggggtgaacacgcagtgactcgggtggttgttgtccttgatgatctttttggccttcctgtgacatcgggtgatgtaggtgtccaggagggcgGGAAGTTGgctttgtgcagaccgcaccagcCTCTGTAGAGCCCTTCGGTtatgggtggtgcagttgccgtaccaggtggtgatacagcctgacaagatgctctcagttgtgcatctgtaaaagtttgtgagggttataggtgacaagccacatttcttcagcctcctgaggttgaagaggcactgctgtgccttcttcaccacactgtctgtgtgggtggaccatttcagtttgtccttgatgtgtacgcaaaggaacttaaaactttccaccttctccactgctgtcccgtcgatgtggatatgggggtCTGGCACCATTGTGGGGGTCTGGGGGTCTGGCACCATTTCCAGACATGGAAATTATTCATGAAAGTATTTTGTAAATTccaaaaacaaatattttaattTATAAAATACCTCTAAATTTTTTAAGCTCAAATaatgaacaaaacatttttttgacaATAAAGTTTCCCTGCCAGACTTGGATTGTCCCGACATTCAAGAATCCTTGATTCACACGGTTGAAGGTCCTAGTCACTCAAAGTGACGGTTGGGAGGGTTGTAGTAAGCTGCATGACTGTCCTCAACAAAACCCTGCCTGATTAGGCTAGAATTGTGTCCTCTGCATCAACCATTAACGATTCATGGTTGGCTTTAGTTTGTTTGAGGCCCACCAGAGAACCTGTTTAACCTTTCTATTTATTTTGTTGCATAAAAGGAGACTAGTTTACCTAGTCAATAATTGTCATGTGTTTGTACAGCAGCAATTAGTCAAAAAAAACTGTGTTCTTATGTGTCCGCATACATGTACCTGCCTATGCTGAGTTAACTTTGTAGAGTGTTAAACACCACAACTCATATCAGTCCTCCACACCCATATCATCACCACCCCATTGTGCAAGATAGATGAAAGTAGTCCACAGAGAGGCTATGGTGGGGAAGTCAACCATGTAAGAGACGTTGGGACTTTATGAGCGTAGGTCATGCTTCACAAAGTTAGCACGACCCAGAGTCATATGTAGATATGGAAAGTAATGACTTATTTACATTGCCTCTAACTGTTTAGCTCTGGCATGACCTACAAAGATAGCATAGGTATAGCCTAGTGAGAAAAAGACACATAAAAGACAATAAAAGTGCTCAGAGCATTAGGAGTAGTAAAGTACCGTTATTGAAAGACAATCTATTTGATTTAAAAATACTTTTACATTCCTTATTTACATAGCCGTTATGCATTTGACATGGATAACACAGAATCTTGTTGTAATTTCAGTGAAAAGGTTAATAGCTTGTTATTTTAGGCCTAGGCAggctttatttatttaatgaagtGTGACGACAATACAACTCCCATAATGCAGTGCGTTTTCAAAATGTCGCCCTCCTTCGTGACCTGACTTCTGTGCCACCAGACAACAAAGCATAGCTTAATTTAGCAAATCAGACGgtctaaataaataattctatttACTGAAGCATGAGACTTCTGATTACAGTTGCCAGACGTATTCATAAACGGCCGCTGTACACTCCCACATCATGTCTAAGTTCGGCAGCGAGTTGCTCCGGGGCTGCTACGAACAGCAGCCTGCAGTTCAGAGATGACCAACTGGTCTGCGGTTCGACCGGAGAGCTGGTCCAGAGGCTTCGCGGTCAGGTGGAGGTGAGGACGGAATTCAtaagtgaggaagaggagggtgctCTCATGAAAGAACTTGAGCCTGGGCTGAGGAAGAAACGATACGAGTTCGACCACTGGGACGATGTAAGTTGTAAATAGACCTTGCTTGTTGACTACAAAGAAGTGCCTAGCTCACACTCACATTAGTTAGATAAAGCTGCTGCACGTCCTCAGCTCCAGCCGACACTCAGAGGGGCTGCTACAGTAACAGCTCTTTTGATTAGTTTCCCTATTGGCATCATGCAAATGTTTTATATTTCACCTATAAACATGCAGCAATAACATACATATCCATACTATACTAGATGCAGTAAAGTTTCATATTGGAATTGTTAGGCTATTAATTATCGTCATCATACATTACAAGGTGAATAGATCTTATTTTAGATTGATCAGTCAGTTCCCGGTTTCCCAATAGCAATGCAATTTAGGCTTATGCGTGTTTTAACGATGCAtcgtttcccaaaacaccacgcagAAGAACGTTTGCCAAGTGCATCGTTGGATCGTTTGTTGATACTGATATGTTTGAGATAAAAAAGCTAGTGGTGCTCTCGCACAATACTGATTAGCTCCAGATGAATAATATCACCTAGGCCTATATGGCTGCAAATATTGATGCTGCTTATTCTAATACCCAATATTTATGCACTAAATCACagatttggcacatcattgcacatgttacacatcatgaaatacactgaacaaaaatataaacccaacatgtaaagtgttggtttcatgagctgaaataaaaattcccagaaatgttccatacgcacagaaagcttatttctctaaatgtttgtgcacaaatttgtttacatcactgttagtgagcatttcttatctgccaagataatctattCGCCGGACAGTTGTGACATATCAagatgctgattaaacagcatggtcattacataggtgcactttgtgctggggaaaataaaggGCTActataaaatgtgtagttttgtcacacaacacaatgccacaggctTCTCAAGTTTTGATTGGgagtgtaattggcatgctgactgcaggaatgtccaccagagctgttgccaaataatttaatgctcatttctctactataagctgcctccaacatcgttaatctttgaagttgttgcatgctgcgttttatatttttgttcagtatatattgagGCAAATATAACAGACAGTGTAGCCTATAATTAGCTAAATAGAACTCAATTTACTGAAAATAAAATAGATTTCAACATGAATAAAATATATAGCCCTATGTCAGTGGTGGTCGATGCCTcattaagatgagggaggattatTATTTTTATGATGAGCAtcgccttatttctattacagcatattagatgactctcattcatattccattcacccagctcaatataacattgataggtttaggctactacatgatactactACATGATTTtacctatacccatcatgaggttgctacaatctagcctatgaatgaaagtttaaaaCGTAGGTGCACAGCTCAAGATAAATTTTAGTAGTCAAGGTGACAGACAATGACACATtaaatactgccttgcacactcttgcctgcatctagctgatctagggtgtaatcattagttcaACAGTTGGAACagtgtttctattggacaaattcaggtatgttcatccctgttccatttgcttccatttaagaaatgtgttttaatgaatacacccctgatcacagtTCACTTTGAtcgcagccacatacaaacagtgtgatcactttgctcgttgtataattccttctcacttctacactctctcctcctctcaccttttcccttgtggacttcagtgcacaacaaatCAGCTGtctgaccaggcaaaaaaaaacgtttaaagccaaaccttcatatcataactgctAACCACTACActcagcctacatcgttgtcaccatattaactaacgtcatagtcaacatagctacgagaactaacgtgttagtaaacccattacaatcatgcagtacagtcacAAGccgtttagcagttacactggtGGGCCCCCGGTgtcaataaattaataaaactaaAAGCTTACCTTAACTTCGAGGAGTTCCAGTGTTGAATAGCCATAGCCAGCGatctaacatagcatccctctctgtctgaGCCGGGTATTTTgaataggctaaactagctagcaaagtgaaagtgaaaaaatacAAAGgatagctatctctctctcttgcttctccttcatttttaaactcatgtatttgttcaaaactgttcaactgttgctttctctctctttgagtcaactgctcaccacattttatgtactacagtgctagctagctggagtttatgctttcagtacaagattctctgatcctttgattgggtggacaacatgtcagttcatgctgaaagagctctgataggttggaggatgtctcctggaagttgtcataattactgtgtaagtctaagGACGGGGTTGAGAaccacgagcctcctaggttttgtattgaagtcagtgttcccagaggaggacggaagctagctgtctttctgctacaccatggtgctatcctacagagtgctgttgaggacACTGTaggccttcattgcaaaacagcgggttttaataaattatttggtgacgtgggTATATTTGGTATAGTTTTACCTAAAAAGGatcacttttttaatgtttcactatctgtatttttatgaaattcactgagcaggatggtcttcctcttcctcctctgagaagcctatgtagcctatagcctactaTAGCCTactatagcctactgtagccCACTGTAGCCCACTGTAGCCCATGTCCTGCTGTATCCCATGTCCTACTGTATCCCATGTCCTACTGTATCCCATGTCCTACTGTATCCCATgtcctactgtagcctatagcctactgtagcctatagcctactgtagcctatattCTACTGCAGCCTATGTCCTACTGTAGCCTATTAATGCagttgttactgtaatttaataatgccaatgtgctttcattaattgaaaaccttcaatctattttatgagaatttgtaagattctcaTTTGcataaaataatatttttaaataataggtaacagaatttattctcggagcgcgctcccacttaaccacgagcaacagtttatatacaaatcatgacgtcatttcattgctttaacagaatcccctcctctcgaccgggacaaagtgaggtgaaaagttcattctaacttactaacacactcccaggtaacttttgacccctcaacattatcgatcaccactgatctgacagttctaattaacagaacctaggaatgcactcactgtcttatctaaaaaccccagagctaagtttctgtAGGTTCAACGTTAGGTTAACGaccttatgtgtttacacagtccacaacccattagtttcttcctagttggaatggtgttcattaactttaattactccttgtccgtgtcacacaatcccttcttatgaactcatattgttaatcagatataagaaaacagagtataagtttacttagttacagttccatttaaaatgatttgttcagtcatttaatcataattttacCAACAGCAGTCATCTCAGTTTTTATTTTAAGCATCTTTTTAATCCTTTGCTTGTTTGAAACAACTGCAAAGAAattggcaactttgtatttgtagtcaacttcgtTCTGAAGTAATCAGTGTTCACAGCGAGACGGATAAACAGCTTGATTCTATGTCTGACACCAGAAGGGCAGAAAATCATCCAACGACACACTTAGCTGAtctacgagtggtctgaggcagtcggTAAATAACACACGTTTTCAATTGCAACTTTAGTGATGATGTTTTTGGGGAACAGCTCTGAGATTTAATGATGCTCCTACACAGGTTCTCgcgatgaacttagccttaaaatgcttttgggaaaccaggcCCAGAACAGTGTTTGTTGGCTAACGGGGATGgaaattggaaaataaaatctCTCTCTGATTATGTAAAATCCTTGAAATCAATGTAAATTATCCAAATAATTTCACTCCTGGAACCCCAATTCCACCCCTGTTGACAATGATCACTCCCTTGAGGCCCTTACCaacatttcattaaaaaaaattcaTTCATTCTTTCAACATTCTGCTCACCAGGCGATTCATGGTTACCGGGAGACAGAGCGTGCTCAGTGGGGAGCAGTGTGTGAGGGGGTGATGGATCGCCTCCGAGCTGTGGCTTTCTCTGAGGGCAGCCCTCTCCTAGGCCCTGTGCATGTCCTGGACCTGGACAAGGCTGGATACATCAAACCACACATCGACAGTGTCAAGGTAGGTAGACGGCTCTCATATTAACCTGAGATGAAAGGCATGATAAATATGGAACATGGTGTTCTGTGTGCTAGAATTTTGCCCTAGGCACAAACAATTGTAATACTTTTTTGGCAAAAGTGTTATTTTACAATGCAGTTTGAAACTCAGTCATTCTCTCATCCCCCTTCACCCCTGTTGTTTTGTATCTTCATcctgtctttctctttcactgtctccctGACCCTTTCTTTCccttcttgtcctctctctctgtcagttctgTGGCAGCACTATAGCAGGGCTGAGTTTGTTGTCAGACAGTGTGATGCGCTTGGTGAGGGAGGATGAACCCGCTGAATATCTGAACTTGTTTCTGCCCCGTCGCTCTCTCTACATACTCAGGTAAGGACCCAATAAGACCTGCCATAGCAACATTCTGTCTTTCATTGTTTACAAACGACCACCTGCGCATACACTTTAATCAGAGTGTACCTGGTAGGCCTAAGATAGGTTTGTACTACCCAAAACAATTCTATGGATTTATTTGACCGTAGAAAGAGAAACTGAGTAAATACCCTAATGAGAGTCTGCACTAAACAAACCCACAGTATCTCCTGTGGAGATCATGAAGTGGTTTACTTAAGTGTTCTATGTTACCTCCATGTTTGTTACACTCTGACTGAACGCCTCCTATAGCCTATAACTATCCTTATGAGGGCCCAGTGGTCCGCCTGGTCTGATGACCTGGGGTCGTATGTATCAACTATGGAACATCTCAGAGTGGGAGTGcgaatctaggatcaggtccttccCTGTCCGTGTTGGGGTTCATTCCACAAATtcaattctacagtatttcaattccctctccctctatattccATTAATTTCAAATTTCAGCTAAGTCTTTGACTTGAGATAATTAAATCCTTCATGACCATGTCACTGTTCAGACAGCCTAGCTATATTGGAagtttaaattatatatatttttaaaagcagTCAATTTTTTATACTAAATACATGAATTCCATTAACTGGGAATTGTACAAATATTgaattccaattcaattccaaAGATTTATTTTTTTCACAATTCTAATTCCAATTTAATTCCATAACTTGAAGGTTGTTGACATTCGATTTGAATTCAACGTACAGTAAATTCTCCTCTTCATGAGTGAACACTGGTCCATGTATTCATATTCTTGTGATcttaaaggctaaactgatcctaaatcggCACTCATACTCTGAAACACTTGATATAACTCCTGGCATTTCACACATTGTGCTTGTGTGGTGAATGACTGATGACATTATTTTCATGCATCCTTCCAGGGACCAGGCCAGATATAAGTTCACCCATGAGATCCTTAAAGATGATGAGTCTCTTTTCTCTGGACAGAGAGTTCCCCGCCATCGCCGCATCTCTGTCATCTGCCGGAACCTTCCTGTTTGAAGCATGAGAGCCAAGAGGGACACAACTGTGACAGTCTCACTGGCAGTAGCCAGAGCTCGGTATTTTAAATGTCAAGAATGTCACTATGTTAAAATTTGATGTACACTCTTTCTCACTGTGCGAGAGACTGTTGGGAAAGATGATTTAGATGTTTCCCTTATCAGGTTTCATTGGAGCACTTCATAATAACTACCTGTACAGGATTTGATTCTGAATTAAATGTTGGGAAGGCATTCAGGTATGATGCATTTCTAAGGGTCATAATGCATTACAAGACTTGTCATAAGTATCTATGGACTTCTTATGCTAATTAATATTATATAATGAATCTGAGTTATTAGCCTTTTCAAAAATGCCATGTAGATAGGCAAGATGATAATTTGTAGGAGAAGCAGTTGAAGGAGAACCTGCATTTTCTGGTGAGCTTCACTATCCAAGATCTGTATTAGGTCATTATCAAGTGCGTTGAATTCTTAGAGCTAAATGGATACTTCAAATAGTTATAGCCCTATATTCGACACCACTTCTAGAAGGCTACAATGCGGAGCCTGGAAATAACTGGTGCCATTTTTTAAAGAATACTTGTTAACGACAACTCCAGTTACTGAAGGCGTATCTATAATCTGTAACTCTTTGTTCATCCATCTGAATTGTTTAATGTGTAGATATCTGTGTAGAAAACGTCTGAGCCTAAATCTTCTCCAAACCGGCACCTATAACCAGAGGagtcatgcccatagggggcacaagggcacgtgccccctcagatttgtcctgttaaaaaatcTATATAATAATTAAATGAATGACTAAACTTAATTTTCAGCCCACATTTTGTCATAATTgtttataataaaaaaaaagatCTGTCAGtggtatttagtattttattaggatctccattagctaTTGCTAAAGCACCAGCTACTCTTACTGGGGTCCACaaaaacatgatgtaatacatcaCAAGGATAGAACTACAATACATGCATTTATAATAATACACACATGATTCATACTGAATGCAAGTGCAATACACAAAAATGGAAATTAAATAACAAGGTTCCCCTGACGTGAATATATCAACCTTGTTTTGCTAAATTCCCCTGATGTGAATAAAGCTACTTTGTTTCTACAGTTACAATCCGTAATGTGTATCCTGCCGTAAAGTAGACTTTTTACAGTTACCACGTGCAATGGGTTTCATTTGGTAAAATGCAACATTCATGAACATGACATTTCTAGGCTTTGAATCTTGAGCCTTGTTGCTTAGTCTATCGACCTTAACGTGTTGGCTGAGGTATAGTGTTTTAGTGTACCACTCATAAGGGTTATCTGAGGTAATGGGTTGCGGTGTACCACTCATAATGGTTATGAGGGAATGGGTTGCGGTGTACCACTCATTATGGTTATGAGGTAATGGGTTGCGGTGTACCACTCATAATGGTTATGAGGTAATGGGTTGCGGTGTACCACTCATAATGGTTATGAGGTAATGGGTTGCGGTGTACCACTCATAATGGTTATGAGGTAATGGGTTGCGGTGTACCACTCATTATGTTTATGAGGTAATGGGTTGCGGTGTACCACTCATAATGGTTATGAGGTAATGGGTTGCGGTGTACCACTCATAATGGTTATCTGAGGTAATGGGTTGCGGTGTACCACTCATGGTTATGGGGTAATGGGTTGCGGTGTACCACTCATAATGGTTATCTGAGGTAATGGATTGCGGTGTACCACTCATAATGGTTATCTGAGGTAATGGGTTGCGGTGTACCACTCGTAATGGTTATCTGAGGTAATGGGTTGCGGTGTACCACTCATAATGGTTATCTGAGGTATTGTGTAATGGGTTGCGGTGTACCACTCATAAGGCTTATCTGAGATATTATACCAGGCTTTGGACCTGCTCATCAAATGAACAAAGTCCCTGTGAATCAGAAGGAGTCGTTAAACTCATATTAAATGAACCTTGAACAGATGGTTGTTTCAACTGAGGCTTTTTTGCCAGTTggtgctgtttaagatgagggaggacaattctttcttttttatgagcatggccttatttctattacagcatattggatgactgtcattcatattccattcatctagttcaatgtaacattgatagatTTAGGCTACTACATAATGCTACTAAAtgattttccctatacccatcataaGGTTGATACAACCTAGCGTACGAATGAatgtttacaacgtaggtgcacaggtcgagagaaatttgactagtcaaggtgacagacagtgacacattcaatatcaacttgcacactcttgcctgcatctagctgatctaggttgtaatcattagtccaacagttgcaaacaagtttAGTTTGAAaaaaattcaggtatgtttagccccatttcattccgtttgcttccgtttaagataCGTTTTTCAACAATATctacagaatgaatacacccctgatcaaaCACAGAACTAGCAGCCACATATATGCCTTAATACCTTTCCTCGTTGTATATACAGcataattccttctcacatctacgcTCTTCTCTCACCCTTTTCCTTTGCATGTGGACCTCGTGCACAATGCAACAGCTGTCTGACCAGGCAAACAAACATTTCCAAGCCACATTTTCAtaccataaccgctacacacagcctacgtcCTTTTCACCATATTAACGTCATAGTaagcatagctactagaactaacgcgaCAGAatacccgctacaatcatgcagtacactgtacagcaagcagtttaccAGTTACATCAGTGggtggcaatacatttataaaaccaaaagcttaccttgacttggaagagttccagtgttggatagtatatagccagctagctaacatagcatccctctctgtttgagtaagctaaactagctagctacattcgcTAACTAAGCAAGTGAAAGTAAGAAAATATATTAACtaagcaaaaaagaaacgtccgggcctcccgggtggcgcagtggttaatggcgctgtactgcagtgccagctgtgccatcagagtccctgggttcgcgcccaggctctgtcgtaaccggccgcgactggaaggtccgtggggcgacgcgcaattggcctagcgtcgtccgggttatggagggcttggtcggtagggatgtccttgtctcatcgcgcaccagcgactcctgtggcgggccgggcgcagtgcgcgctagccaaggttgccaggtgcacggtgtattctccgacacattggtgcggctggctt is a window from the Oncorhynchus kisutch isolate 150728-3 unplaced genomic scaffold, Okis_V2 Okis06b-Okis10b_hom, whole genome shotgun sequence genome containing:
- the alkbh7 gene encoding alpha-ketoglutarate-dependent dioxygenase alkB homolog 7, mitochondrial isoform X2; translated protein: MRLLITVARRIHKRPLYTPTSCLSSAASCSGAATNSSLQFRDDQLVCGSTGELVQRLRGQVEVRTEFISEEEEGALMKELEPGLRKKRYEFDHWDDAIHGYRETERAQWGAVCEGVMDRLRAVAFSEGSPLLGPVHVLDLDKAGYIKPHIDSVKFCGSTIAGLSLLSDSVMRLVREDEPAEYLNLFLPRRSLYILREFPAIAASLSSAGTFLFEA
- the alkbh7 gene encoding alpha-ketoglutarate-dependent dioxygenase alkB homolog 7, mitochondrial isoform X1; the encoded protein is MRLLITVARRIHKRPLYTPTSCLSSAASCSGAATNSSLQFRDDQLVCGSTGELVQRLRGQVEVRTEFISEEEEGALMKELEPGLRKKRYEFDHWDDAIHGYRETERAQWGAVCEGVMDRLRAVAFSEGSPLLGPVHVLDLDKAGYIKPHIDSVKFCGSTIAGLSLLSDSVMRLVREDEPAEYLNLFLPRRSLYILRDQARYKFTHEILKDDESLFSGQRVPRHRRISVICRNLPV